Proteins encoded within one genomic window of Besnoitia besnoiti strain Bb-Ger1 chromosome II, whole genome shotgun sequence:
- a CDS encoding hypothetical protein (encoded by transcript BESB_037990), which translates to MLSKEPLCLGGVPRAARETRGGLDDADSGGGDSPAPRPSVDLCTRGAQNGEEKCFEAPHVGAFSCVVWPQGEDTENSPCASEGDAEAAEALSRRAPSCRRGSPCSQDLPEVDACTTRCKSICRCSAESPAASLTASEALPLGAPVSAAHRGEDDAEGLEKEALSDSSGDGEEGSRELFPVVIPLDEETVGRGDHGAGSPRASPNFYSHHGRMRTRNSPASSASDTPPPSAKAFHLSPELPTQLVPLATPADSPCGPPPGAPAASPLAPASSSSSSSSFPFASSRSQYRSPGSPSPSIQGESSPQPAGAASPCVAAHVSSASGAFGLGEPTSLLALGVPRPEAGRDSEDFGDIDAFSDISACRRRPPAPVRKSFVNAGIPVSFIKGGGPPWRSASGACGASGAQPSAHRAATPPAPPFFSFRDLSEESRRLASGLAASPPAGDPTGALCGGRQGYYLNAATVHAAAQAAAALDGSRTAAGVAGFEVDEGAGREPRGVPPWFPRAADAAAESGRGPPEDHASALRGEAEGGPGNRREAPPSVLSSLVHAAERQATSEAGVLGACCAPENLTASSGTSRGPSPSPSVSAQTSRSSGRLMWLWGGAGGIRRDAQDSREQPVSPCLICGCRRHRSAPVPGGRKAEGDTAGKRRQNALDLAAQTRRDGAATELSQRMRGGGGGNTELERLLDSETEAANRQLALEDALHREDLEAMLNNAQQVKNFLIVKLRECEAALLATAKERDDLEESLRQLGRSLQEREGHREEALQSLRQENERQRDELESVRAEVTSLTEREMHLETEAAQLRDERTLLRAEIHDRVAASSLAAEKLQGAVHQLKDEKKILVREIVALRRSLAESRRELADALARVDELEAFVPLPRSSALSEPLSPSAADSAPASPPSTGSSYASFASLVTGGRSAKRSRERGAAGDDAAAAPLAHSASSRGDAVPGGSARTNPRGRHAPAVPTRGVPLREAASEGRDSEGGTGESAAESLAFLQQQSSAVGLTLVLSSAPTTAACVEARDDANEGTEQDRQALCSKACSALGASGAAGSSSHAKHEKTLADKRRPDGDRAEGERRKENVAGFVGGALAAGVSRVLQQLENVLTVEETLIVHASGVYTEDGVCIERLDPACPPLPAVLSSRRYTPLQSEEEDSPEDRKEIHASRRRSLRPTRSEKQSNAPALLRGEEVRGGADASAACVSSLPSSSCCAPSVSSSTGGGAGLPPAEAPPRREGGEGHAFAQGDVVVALSDSEEAAAARNALQAGGAKETLKGRKTRLGGAVGGTMRDAVCSVWQVAQGVLAEKTQQLLLHPAGAVPAPRAPSRASSRPLADERDAVSSLAYDAHPARRGASSPSASAPGGGTPSTSPSASSGPKRGAGGGEKGTAPSRGSLSPWEILLQRHREAQEMPLFGSTPYPASAACVLAGAGVGAESPARGARRQGGDREQETQGLSAEGGAFQKGGLAEVARVPQQGVAEGEEANRARELTARRRCPDQAETPNEGAEVSSGEAGRAVGGAQGGGDREDECRRRGTEGDLQGDESPPAESADAQRDAERNLSLDEESSDQEHSSAAEEGRERGKERERGKERERGKERERGKERERGKERERGKERERGKERAREKKSTGEKKMEREKKKMREKDRERKNKSQRIGR; encoded by the exons ATGCTTTCAAAAgagcctctctgcctcggcggTGTGCCTCGAGCTGCtagagagacgcgcggcggcctcgacgacgcagacagcggaggcggagacagcccggcgccgcggccctccGTCGATCTCTGCACCCGTGGAGCCCAAAATGGAGAGGAAAAATGCTTCGAAGCTCCCCACGTTGGTGCCTTCTCCTGTGTCGTCTGGCCGCAGGGCGAAGACACAGAAAATAGCCCATGCGCctcggaaggcgacgcggaggcagccgaggCTCTCAGCCGCCGGGCGCCCTCCTGTCGTCGAGGCAGTCCGTGTTCTCAGGATCTGCCAGAGGTGGATGCATGCACAACTCGCTGTAAATCTATTTGTCGTTGCTCCGCCGAATCGCCCGCGGCTTCCCTCACTGCCTCAGAGGCGCTTCCGCTCGGTGCGCCGGTGAGCGCAGCGCAccgaggagaagacgacgcggagggcctTGAGAAAGAAGCATTGTcagacagcagcggcgacggtgaagaaggcagcagagagtTGTTCCCAGTCGTGATTCCACTCGATGAGGAGACTGTGGGGCGAGGTGATCATGGAGCGGGCTCGCCTCGTGCGTCCCCCAACTTCTATTCACATCATGGCCGCATGCGGACGCGAAATAGTCcggcttcctctgcttcagACACACCTCCACCATCTGCCAAGGCATTCCATCTCTCACCCGAGTTGCCTACTCAGCTTGTTCCGCTCGCAACCCCTGCGGATTCTCCCTGCGGACCGCCACCAGGCGCCCcggccgcgtctcctctcgctcctgcctcttcttcttcctcttcttcttcctttcctttcgcttcttctcgctcccAGTATCGCTCTCCAggttcgccctcgccttccaTCCAAGGTGAATCGAGCCCGCAGCCAGCcggggcggcctcgccctgcgtcgctgcgcatGTCTCTTCGGCTTCAGGGGCTTTTGGCCTCGGCGAGCCCACGTCCCTCCTCGCGTTGGGGGTTCCGCGCCCCGAGGCGGGTCGCGATTCAGAAGACTTCGGCGACATTGACGCCTTCAGCGACATCTCCGcttgccgccggcggcccccgGCGCCTGTGCGCAAGTCGTTTGTCAACGCAGGGATTCCAGTCTCCTTCATAAAGGGCGGGGGTCCGCCCTGGCGatccgcctccggcgcctgcggcgcgtccggCGCCCAGCCCTCGGCGCACAGGGCCGCcactccccccgcccccccgtttttctccttccgAGACCTTTCTGAGGAGTCTCGCCGGCTGGCGAGCGGCttggccgcgtcgcctcctgctgGAGACCCAACTGGGGCGCTGTGCGGAGGCCGGCAGGGGTACTACCTCAACGCCGCGACGGttcacgcagccgcgcaggccgccgcggcgctggatgGAAGTCGAACGGCCGCAGGGGTCGCTGGGTTTGAGGtggacgaaggcgccggcagagagCCCCGGGGCGTCCCTCCGTGGTTTCCGAGGgcagccgacgccgcagcggagagcggaCGGGGCCCGCCAGAGGATCACGCATCTGCTCTTCGAGGAGAGGCTGAAGGAGGCCCCGGAAATCGGCGTgaagcgccgccgtcagTTCTGTCGAGCCTGGTGCATGCGGcggagcggcaggcgacCAGCGAAGCTggcgtcctcggcgcgtgctgcgcgccAGAGAACTTGACAGCCAGCAGCGGCACGAGCCGCGggccttctccgtcgccttctgtctcGGCGCAGACAAGCAGGTCGAGCGGCAGACTCATGTGGCTATGGGGCGGTGCTGGCGGGAtccgccgagacgcgcaggactCGCGCGAGCAGCC CGTCTCTCCCTGCCTCatctgcggctgcaggaggcATCGCTCGGCTCCTGTTCCTGGGGGCAGAAAGGCCGAGGGCGACACAGCAGGGAAGCGGCGACAGAACGCTCTCGACTTGGCTGCGCAGACCCGCAgggacggcgccgccacggAGCTCAGTCAGCGcatgcgaggaggcggagggggcaACACGGAGCTCGAACGACTCTTGGATTCCGAGACAGAGGCCGCGAATCGCCAGCTCGCGCTCGAGGACGCACTCCACCGCGAGGACCTTGAAGCCATGCTCAACAATGCACAGCAG GTGAAGAACTTTCTCATCGTGAAGCTGCGGGagtgcgaggcggcgctgctggcgacaGCCAAAGAGCGCGACGACCTGGAGGAGAGCCTGAGGCAGCTCGGCCGCAGCTTGCAGGAACGCGAAGGCCaccgcgaagaggcgctgcagagtctTCGTCAGGAAAACGAGCGCCAGCGG GACGAACTGGAAAGCGTCCGCGCGGAAGTCACGAGCTTGACCGAGAGGGAGATGCACCTGGAgacagaagccgcgcagctccgcgacgAGAGGACGCTGTTGCGTGCGGAAATCCAC GACAGGGTCGCTGCCAGTTCGCTGGCTGCGGAGAAGCTGCAAGGAGCGGTTCATCAGTTgaaggacgagaagaag ATCCTCGTGCGGGAGATCGttgcgctgcgtcgctctctggcgGAGTCCCGCCGCGAGTTGGCGGACGCGTTGGCGCGTGTCGACGAGCTCGAGGCCTTCGTGCCTCTGCCGCGGTCGTCCGCCCTCAGCgagccgctctcgccgtctgccgctgactcggcgcctgcgtcgcctccgtccaCAGGCTCTTCATacgcgtccttcgcctctctggtGACTGGCGGGCGCTCTGCGAAGAGGTCGCGCGAGAGGGGCGCGgcaggagacgacgcggcggcggcgcctctggcgcacagcgcgagctcgagaggagacgcggtcCCAGGGGGAAGCGCACGGACAAACCCGCGGGGGCGTCACGCCCCCGCGGTCCCCACGCGCGGCGTCCccctgcgagaggcggcgagcgaagggcgagacagcgagggGGGGAccggcgagagcgcggcggagtcgctcgccttccttcaGCAGCAGAGTTCCGCCGTAGGCCTGACCTTGGTtctgtcgtctgcgccgacgacagcagcctgcgtggaggcgagagacgacgcgaacGAAGGGACAGAGCAAGATAGGCAAGCGCTCTGCTCGAAGGCCTGCTCCGCGTtgggcgcgtcgggcgctgcAGGGTCTTCTTCGCACGCAAAACACGAGAAGACTTTGGCTGATAAACGAAGGCCGGACGGTGACAGAgcagagggggagaggaggaaggagaacGTGGCTGGCTTTGTGGGCGGAGCTCTTGCGGCGGGCGTTtcgcgcgtgctgcagcagctcgaaaATGTGCTCACAGTTGAGGAAACGCTGATAGTGCATGCCTCCGGAGTCTACACAGAGGACGGCGTCTGCATCGAGCGCCTCGATCCCGCTTGCCCGCCGTTGCCCGCCGTGCTGTCCTCGCGCCGCTATACGCCTCTGCAgagtgaagaggaggacAGCCCCGAAGACCGAAAAGAGATCCACGCATCGCGCCGTAGGTCGCTTCGTCCCACGCGCTCTGAAAAACAGTCCAACGCGCCAGCGCTCTTACGCGGCGAAgaggtgcgcggcggcgccgacgcgtctgcagcgtgcgtgtcctctctcccttcctcttcttgtTGCGCTCCGTCCGTTTCCTCCTCTAcagggggcggggcggggcttccccccgcggaggcgcccccgcgacgcgagggaggGGAAGGCCACGCGTTTGCGCAGGgcgacgtcgtcgtcgcgctctccgacagcgaggaagcggcggcggcgcgcaacgcgctgcaggcggggggcgcgaaggagacgctgaAGGGGCGGAAGACAAGGCTCGGGGGCGCAGTCGGGGGGACGATGCGCGACGCGGTCTGCTCCGTCTGGCAAGTTGCGCAGGGCGTTCTCGCGGAGAAGActcagcagctcctcctccatcccgccggcgctgtccctgcgccgcgcgcgccctcccgGGCCTCCAGCCGCCCTCTcgccgacgagagagacgccgtgTCGTCGCTAGCCTACGACGCGCAccccgcgcgacgcggggcgtcttcgccctctgcgtcggcgcctggaggcggcaCGCCCTCCAcgtctccttccgcgtcgtctggtCCGAagaggggcgcgggcggaggcgagaaagggacggcgccttcgcgcggctcgctttCGCCTTGGGAAATCCTTCTCCAGAGAcaccgcgaggcgcaggagatGCCGCTCTTCGGCAGCACGCCCTACCCAGCGAGCGCCGCTTGCGTCCTCGCGGGagcaggcgtcggcgcggagtctccggcgcgcggggcgcggagacagggcggcgaccgcgagcagGAAACACAGGGCCTttccgcggagggcggggcATTCCAAAAAGGAGGCCTAGCCGAGGtcgcgcgtgtgccgcaGCAGGGTGTCGctgagggagaagaggcgaacagagcgcgagagctgacagccagacgccgctgcccaGACCAGGCGGAGACCCCAAACGAGGGTGCGGAGGTCTCATCAGGGGAGGCGGGCCGCGCCGTCGGGGGGGctcaaggcggaggcgaccgcgaagacgagtgcaggcggcgagggacAGAAGGAGATCTACAGGGAGACGAGAGTCCtcccgcggagagcgcagacgcgcagcgggaTGCTGAGAGAAATCTCAGCCTGGACGAAGAGAGCAGCGACCAGGAACACAGTtctgcagcggaggaagggagagagcgagggaaggagagggagcgagggaaggagagggagcgagggaaggagagggagcgagggaaggagagggagcgagggaaggagagggagcgagggaaggagagggagcgagggaaggagagggcgcgagagaagaagagcacgggagagaagaagatggagagagagaagaaaaagatgcgcgagaaggacagggagagaaagaacaAGAGCCAAAGGATAGGGCGCTGA